In a single window of the Leishmania donovani BPK282A1 complete genome, chromosome 6 genome:
- a CDS encoding deoxyribose-phosphate aldolase, putative, which translates to MCDQQSTAKVDLEMLFRPGRKGELNGKILDRVRFLAAELGLPELEEKFAHLKERDGAWRTSSVSDNVNLSAYIDHTLLKADASHAAIVQLCEEAKTHHFKAICVNGCHVARCAQLLAGSEVRLGCTCGFPLGQMTPSMKVAEAAEGISSGAHEVDMVINVGALKSKCYLDVFKDIKGVCDVCASAAVVSKVILETCLLSEEEIMDVCIMSVAAGATFVKTSTGFSTKGATPEAVDIMLAVVGNAASVKVSGGVRDRATAMQYVQAGVKRIGTSSGIAIVSP; encoded by the coding sequence ATGTGCGATCAGCAGTCGACCGCGAAGGTGGACCTCGAGATGCTCTTCCGCCCTGGGCGCAAGGGCGAGCTCAACGGCAAGATCCTCGATCGCGTCCGCTTCCTCGCTGCGGAGCTCGGCCTCCCCGAACTTGAGGAGAAGTTCGCACACTTGAAGGAGAGGGACGGGGCctggcgcaccagcagcgttTCCGACAACGTCAACCTATCCGCGTACATCGATCACACGCTACTCAAGGCGGACGCCTCTCACGCGGCCAttgtgcagctgtgcgaggAGGCAAAGACACATCACTTCAAGGCCATCTGCGTGAACGGCTGCCACGTGGCTCGGTGCGCGCAGCTGTTGGCCGGTTCGGAGGTGCGGTTGGGGTGCACCTGCGGCTTCCCGCTGGGCCAGATGACGCCTTCCATGAAggtcgccgaggcggccgagggGATCTCGAGCGGGGCACATGAGGTGGACATGGTCATCAACGTCGGCGCCCTCAAGAGCAAGTGCTACCTCGACGTCTTCAAGGATATCAAGGGCGTCTGCGATGTGTGCGCGAGCGCAGCTGTCGTGTCGAAGGTTATTCTCGAAACCTGCCTCCTGTCTGAGGAGGAGATCATGGACGTGTGCATCATGAGTGTTGCGGCCGGCGCGACGTTCGTGAAGACCTCCACTGGCTTCAGCACGAAAGGCGCGACCCCAGAGGCAGTCGACATCATGCTAGCCGTTGTCGGCAATGCGGCTTCCGTGAAGgtgagcggcggcgtgcgggACCGCGCAACGGCGATGCAGTACGTTCAAGCCGGTGTGAAGCGCATTGGCACGAGCTCTGGTATCGCCATCGTGTCGCCCTAG